tggatggagggagtattaattttgGCATATGCTTGCGGATAGGCGCAAAAAAACAGGGACGGTTTATACTTGATAAGCAGCGGCGGAAGCCCCACGATTTTCAGAATTTGCCCTCCTCACTTCTATACTTCCATCCCCTTCCTTTatacacccaaaaaaaaaaaaagattcttttttttttggggagggGCCGAGGCAACCGTCGCCGCTCCGACGATCCcgtcccatccgccgccgccggagatttCCTCGAGGTAAGCCCTACCCCGCTCCTCTCCAGCCTCTCTCCCCTTCGGCGGGCGCCCAGCCCGAGCCCCGACCTCGATTTCTTGGAATTTCTTGGCGAGCGTTTGTTTCTTGGGGTTTCCTctagattttttctttttttttattttgggggCGGATTTAGCTCTCGTGGAGGAGATTGGGCGGATAATTTctcggaggggggagggggatgtTGGAATCGGGTGGTGGGTAATTTCGTCGATTCTCCGGTCCTTTTCCTTGAGTTTTGCCTGGGAATTGCGGTTGGTTCTTGGACGCGGTTTGAGTTCTTGGTTTTTTACACTTTCTGTGCGGACAGATTTAGGGCTTGCGCTTTGCGAGTGGGGGTAAAATTCGATGGTGTGCTGTTCCAGCTTTGTCCACACACTGCTTGGAAATTTcaggaggttttttttttcagtcaagTCAAGCACGTCTTCTTTTTGCTAGACTAGTCCATGAGATGGAGGTTAACGTCGAACTGTACCCACCtcagctaaaaaaataataattcccaACAACTGTATCCAAGTGGCTGTATTGTGTTTAGTTATGACGCAGATGAATGCTACTCGCTAAAGATTGTGATTTTCTTAGTTGTCGCCTCGTCGGATAGAGCCCTGTGGGTGAGAGCGCTTGACTTTTATCAAACAATAATTGCATGGCAAGTGTCTTGTTTGATTCGTCTGTGCTTTGGCCTATTTGCATCGCCAGAGTGGCTTGCGCTGGCATTTAATCAAAAGTATAATCATTCCCCCAAGTCCTCAGGATTAGCATAATCTTTAGCTTTAACTATTTATATGATATATTTGGCTTATCTGTAGTCTTTAGTGGGCAAGAACATCCCGAAGCAGATTTATCCTATCAGGCTATCAGCACTAAGTTGATCGGCACGTATATGTTTTCTTTTGCGTCATTCTTTTTCATTACTGCATTTCTATGGtgaattgttttcttttcttttgtatggCTACATCTATTACCCTGTTGACTTCTGTGAGCCTGTGATGTAGTAATCTTAGGCATTTTTCAGGGAATGATTACACAGTATAAGTTTGAGTAATGTGTTATCATGATATGCTTTTCAACaagatatacatattttttgcaACACTGTTTGGTCTAATTATCTGAAATTGCAATTGCTTGACTTTTCATTTGGGATGCGTTGGGCAATCTATTGTCCTGACATACATTCATTCATCTTCATTTGTAGCCATGGCTTTATCTTTTTTAGTTCATATCTTTTGTTTCTGTTTGTATGTACTAAAAACTTGAAATATGAATTTCCATTGGAGAAATTAACACCAACGGAGTATAAGCAAGATTATGGCAAAACATTCAGTTGTTAGTTGTTTCGTTAGCATATGGCACCATTTGTAATTCTGCATTTCTTCCTTTCTAGATAAGCCATGGGTCAAGCACTCGGTTTGGTACAAGTAGATCAATCGACAGTAGCCATCAAGGAGTCCTTTGGGAAGTTTGATGAGGTTCTTGAGCCTGGATGCCACTTTTTACCCTGGTGCATAGGGAAGCAGATCGCTGGATATCTTTCCTTGCGTGTGCAGCAGCTGGACGTCCGTTGTGAAACAAAGACTAAGGTTTCCCCAGTTTATTTTCTTAACTCTGGTTTCTTTTATATTTCATGGCAAGTGTCTGGAGCAATTGTCAGGCATGATAAAAAATGGTTCTCAAAATTCTTGCATTTTGTTCCATTCGTTTACTCCTTTATGATATCATACTGATGATGGCTATGTGCACTTATCTCTGTTTTCCTCATTCTTCACTTACACTAATGCATGATGCATCAAAGAATAAACCCACCTTTTCTGAGCTCTCTGACGATGTATACCATTTTGTGGATATCTGCAGGACAATGTTTTTGTCAATGTTGTGGCATCTGTGCAATACCGTGCTCTTGCTGAGAAGGCATCAGATGCCTTTTACAGGCTTAGCAACACCAGGGAGCAAATCCAGTCGTATGTTTTTGATGGTAAGGTTCATGTATGCTGTGAACATTCATGCATCCGATGCATTTGCAGTTCATACTCTTCTGATTACCTTATCTATGTTTTGCCTCTATTGTTCAATGCTAACAGAACTTTCTTCCTCGCAGTGATCAGGGCTAGTGTTCCAAAGATGAACTTGGATGATGCATTTGAGCAGAAGAATGAGATCGCAAAAGCTGTGGAAGATGAGCTTGAAAAGGTTTGTGTTCAATAATTGGTGGTCATCTAGAGCATAATGGAGTTTTATACTGACCTAGTATATACTCTGTAGGCAATGTCAATGTATGGTTATGAGATTGTACAAACTCTGATTGTTGATATCGAACCAG
The Oryza glaberrima chromosome 8, OglaRS2, whole genome shotgun sequence DNA segment above includes these coding regions:
- the LOC127782665 gene encoding hypersensitive-induced response protein 1, yielding MGQALGLVQVDQSTVAIKESFGKFDEVLEPGCHFLPWCIGKQIAGYLSLRVQQLDVRCETKTKDNVFVNVVASVQYRALAEKASDAFYRLSNTREQIQSYVFDVIRASVPKMNLDDAFEQKNEIAKAVEDELEKAMSMYGYEIVQTLIVDIEPDEHVKRAMNEINAAARLRVAANEKAEAEKILQIKRAEGDAESKYLAGLGIARQRQAIVDGLRDSVLAFSENVPGTSAKDVMDMVLVTQYFDTMKEIGASSKSSSVFIPHGPGAVKDIAAQIRDGQLQAKLI